In Vanacampus margaritifer isolate UIUO_Vmar chromosome 6, RoL_Vmar_1.0, whole genome shotgun sequence, the DNA window TGATTACAAGCTCATTGCAGTCGACAGTCGACAGtcatttgttcacaaaaaagATGGTCTATAAAGTTAACGTGAATTGGAAAGAAGACAGGCGGTAAGTAACTTTCAACCAAAACCAGTAACGGCTCTGAAAATgtgtacaaacaaaaatattgtacattcaggTCAAAGTCctttgctgacaaaaaaaagctagtCTAGGCACCTTTCTAGACCAAGTGTGGCATTTAGACCCTTAAAGGTAGTCCTGTGCTCTTCATGATGAAGAAGCAGTGCTTGTCACTGCGATGTATAGCGTTAGCCTTTGGCTATCATCTATTGGGCATTAAACTGTGAAAAGGACATTTAGTTTTTCAATACATTCTTCAAGTCTGCCCTTTAGTCTAATTTATTTCTCCGAGGCGGCAGAAAGTCTCCATTGAGTGGCCCACAACTCTTCTGCCTTTCTCTCTTGCCTTTGTGAGCACAGGACTTTATTTGGATCCGTTTTACAATTCATCAGACATATAGTTTGTGCTGTTACTGGTTTTTAGTCAAGAGGAATTATACAGGAACACTGTAGGTTGCTTTGGCTAACTCCCTAAAAACCTTACCCCAAATAGACCATTTAGATTAAATAGTAATTAATGACCTAAATGCCCTCCCCCTCATAGACACCTGATCCTCACTGTAGTTGAGTAAATAATTGTGCACTTTCAAGAAAATATGGCAGCTTGCAGCGACTAATTGCCACAAGGCCTCACCCCCAATAAACATACTGGTCCTGCTTGTAGTTGACTTTCCAGGTCTTCTCTCCAGCTGAGTAAATAAACCCCTACTATAGATGAAATACGACAGCTTGCTTTGACTACAGTTCTTTTTCCACCTCTTTGTTTACTGGTGCTGGGTGTTTAAAAAGgttattattgaatttatttgagGCGGCTTCGAGAGATGTTTCATCTGGCAGTGTTGTTCTTGGTGCGAGGGTTTTAAGTGTGAATGTCAGTGAGCATTAACAACCTCCTGTTAATTAAAGTGTAATCGTGTCGCTGTCGAGCCGCAGCCTCCTATAAATTTGTGCCGCGCCTCCAAACACAaggtgataataaaaaaaaaagccttacagGAATGCGACGTGCTGGCGAAGGAAGTTCATTTGAATGTagtgataatgatgatgatgtcatcaccatACGTGGCTTCCACGGTTGTGTGCATCCACATTTAAAGGCCTATCCTCTAATAAAATCATAAAGTCTACAGACGAACTCTTAAGCTCTCCACCATTCATATCTAAAGACTCCCCTCTAAGAAACAATGAATTGTAAAGATGGTGTCTTTCACGTAGATTAGCGTCCAATAGATGTAACATCTTTGCTTTCCATTGTGTGCTtccatgttaactcattcactgccgttgacggctatagacgtcaaaaattcatttgaactgttcgtattagtttaacattttttccaacttttgttaacaagagtatgaaaacctagatttttttttaaatttaattagaacagatataaaatctgtgattaatcgtgagttaactagtaaagtcatgcgattaattacgataaaaaaaattaatcgcctgacgcccctaatttttgatcatctttaataaataaaaaaaagattaataaaaaaatatatatatatttaaaaaaaagaacaagaaaagattattaaaaatgaggggcatcaggcaattaaaatgtgtaatcacaattaatcacaaattttatatctgttctaaatgtacaaaaaaaatctaggttttcatactcttgttaacaaaaacaaagacctgAATGTCTCTTCAGTTGACTTAATAAACGCCCTGAAACCACTACATACCGAAATGTGTGAGTGTTTACATGGACTGCCCCCCAATAAACGCCTTGTTGTGATCAACCGCAGACCTAATAGTGGCCCGGTCCGGttcagttgagtaaataaacgcCCCACAACCACTACATGGTTAAATTAGCTTTAAGCTACAGGCGAGCTAAATCCGACAACAACATGTTTGTTTGATTGCCaaaagagggagggaggggggggggaggagtgAGTCATGGTGGGGGGCGCACAGAGAGATCTGCCCTGTCAGGCCCATTGGATGTCCACTAAGTGTCTCGTAGCCACTGGCCGGTCAACGCGCCTCATCAAAGATTCATGCGCGGATGTGCGGGATATTGTGCCGCCAGTCCAGTCGCGTCTGGGAAAAGGCAGCCCAACATCTGCTGCCTGCTCCACgactcctcttcttcttcttcttcttcttggtgaAGGTAGCGTGCGTGCCATCTTGGTTCTGTTCATGTCAGGGTTGTGGGTTCAAGGCCCGTGTTGTTATTGATCTTGTGGGTTTTAATTATAATGAAGTTGGTTTAAATGTGATCAATGGTCAATGTGGTCAGTGgcttttattgatattttagcCATGTTGTGGTGAGTGGGTTCCGGGTTCGAGGTAAAACATAACCAGCATGACAACTTTACATAGCTAATGCATTTTCtactctttttgttgttgttccttTTCCCATATTGCACTGAAGAGCCAGGACGGAGACGCGCGTACCACTTTCTCATGTTGCTCCATTTTCCGTCTCTATGGCTATCATCACCCGGAGAAGCGAGCTGGCGTTCACTCCCTCCGGGGTGTCAGTGTGCCGTCTCATTGTGTCTTTCAGCTTTCATTTCCTGGTGAAAAGCCAGCCGTCCGCCATCCCACGACTCCAGGCGTGTAGGCAGGAGATAAAGCTTTGTCATGTTGTCTGCCGcctgcagacatttttttttcttttgaccaGGACGTGACCTTGACTCTCTAAAGTGCTTTTAagtgctttcctttttttttcttgagagacTGAAGAAAAGATCCCTTGCGGACTTTTATTGCATTCATTCTGTCCTTTAAGAGGCTACGGGATCAATTTTTAATGGGCCTTTTTGTGAAGTCACGCCCCTTCAagcgcaggctgaccaatcacAACGCAAAACAGAGAACCAACCGTTTTAATTTCATGatatattttacagttttacaaatgttttgttgCTCTTTTTGGCAAGTTAGATTAGTTATTTAGAATAATGTTTATTGTTTGCGACTAACATGTGGCCAACGCTAGTCCTAGATGGTCCTAGACTAGTAACATATTAGACCTGGACGAGGCCTAGACTGATTTTAGTGTTGATCTAGACATGTCCAAGGGTAGGGTGCATACTGGATCTGGACGGGTGCAGTACAAGAGCTATGCTAGATCTATGTTGACCAGACTAGACCTGGACTACAACTTTACTGATCCTAGTTTAGCCATATTAGACTCGGACTATTACTAGACTGGGGCTACAGTTGACGCGGCTAGACCAAAACTAGACCTAGGGAAGTCCTAGACTACAACCATACAAGACCAAGACTAACCATGCTAGACTAGACCTGGTCTTGTCCTGGACTAGAGCCATACTAGACCTGGACTAGTCTGAGACTGGAATGAGGGTGGATGAAGACTCATCCTAGATGAGGGCCATACTATGCCTGAGTGAGAGCTAGACTAGAACCATCCTTGACCTAGACTAGACCCATACTAGtggcaggctacttcctggtatACTGAGGGTGAGTTCAGTCGACGGGaccatacctttttttttttaaatataatttcattgtgactttaaaatcaGTTTATGAtttacaataacaaaatgaaaaatcaatattcatttgtaaatcaaaacaaatcctGGTCCAGTGGACTTGGCGCCTCGTTTACTCTCTGAAGGCGACGCGATGGGCTGGTGGCTGGTTGCTGGCGTCCTCGGGGACAAGCTCCACTTCCTACCGTTAAAGCTCCACTTCCTCATGCTTCTGACAGCCGTGACAGGGAAGCGAAGGCGGAGGAGGATGTGAGACGGGATGGGGGGGCCTGGAGGGATTCGGTGTGGGTCGTACATCTGTTCAGGTCCTCGGTGACGCCGTCTGGATGCTGCGGTGCACATGGAATGGAATGCGAtgggagggggggcggggggttgggggggcaaGAAATGCTTAGCTCGGGATAACCCAAgtgttattgttgtttgttggtTTGAAGCAGACTCCCAGGTTGGACTTTGAATTATGAAATGTGTCATTTGCAAACGGGGTAATAATACCGTAGATGTAGACTGGGACTGTCATGATCAGTGTTTTAGTTTTGTATTCGGTTTTGATTCATGTTATATCTTGTTTTCTTGTGGTTCATGTCTTTCTCGTTATggttttgtgtccacctgtttgaCATCCCTGTCCCTTGTGTCTACTAATCAgatccctcagccacttgtgtcgtGTCCAGGTGTTTTGCACTGTCTCATtgcttagctttttttttttcggtccTTGATGGATCATTTTGTTTCCTTTCACTCCTCGTCCTGATAGTCATGTCCATCTAAATTTAGTCTGagtgtttgtttctttgaatatgttttgttttttactttaagtgtttttgcctagttttcttcttctgtttttgttcattaaacatttttgtgagcACACCTGTCCTCCCGAACtgcttcccgcatttgggtccacaaACCCCCGCACACCCGTGACAGGGACTAGACAAGACCAACCAGATTTGAGCTTAGACTAAACCCAGACTAACCATTGTAGACCAAGACTGAACCAGACTTGTCAATAATAGACCTCGACTTCAACTAGACTAGACCCAGACCTGAACCATATTATACCCAGTCTTGACCTAAACTGACAATACCAGACCTATGCTTGAACAATACTAGGCCTAGTCTTGTGCTAGACCAGACACAGATTACAACTATACTAGAACCAGACTTGACCTAGGCTATACAACCCTTGAATTAGTCTTGAACCAGGCCTGAACCCTACTAGAACTAGTCTGGTCCTAAACAATACTGCAAACAGATTTTAGCCAGAGTAGACCCAGACTGGACCTAGATTAGTCAATATTAGACCTAGGTTAGCCAGTTTGTACACATGCAAAACTCAGGTTTTATTGTAGACCAGAAACTAGAATAGGACAATACTAGACCTAGACTTCAACAATATTAGACATGGACTTAAACTAGACTAAAGCCAGACTTGTCCCATGCTAGACCCGACTGGAAAATACTAGACCTACCATTGAATTATAGCAGACCCTGATTAGATTAGGCATACACTGGCTGCTAATTAGCATGACTTGATGTTCGCCAAGTGTGCACACACTTCCTTCTTTTGTGCGTCAGCCTGTAAGAAGCTCGATTCTTTGACCAATTTCAATGATTAACCAAACAGCCGTTCGGTAATGAAAGGCACTGATTATTCTTCCCCTGCCTGCGCCGCGTTTCTCTTATCAATAAAAAGCGCTGGCGTCTCTCATCAAGGAGGAGAAATCCATGGAAAGCTGACGTGCTGACACAAAGCGACTGCTGAAGCCCAGCAAATCTGCCCGCTTAATTGATTATTGGCGCCGGAAGCGGGTATCTGTGAGgtgcaggaggccccgggggaAATAATGGAAAACAGATAAGATGAAATGCGGGAGAATTGCCGTCGCCGCTGCCGCCCGTTTGTATTAACGCCTGGCCCGTTTCCTCCCGGCGCGCCAACAAAGCTTTTCAAAATTGCCCGAATCGAAACGTAAACATGATGTAATCGGGAAAGTGTCGGAGAGACTTTTTGATTTCCAAAGTGACTCTGTCGTGTGGCTCCAGTTCAAAGTGCTCCCGCAGGACAACTTTTCACTTGTAAAATGTCAACGTCTGACTTTCAAGCGCTTAATGCGGACGTTTAAGTTAGCGCCTTGTCTTTCGTAACACTCCTTTTATCCGgcggctcaaaataaacaaaataattaggGAGTAaacgcattcactcccagccattttcactgaagcaaccaacttcgctcctgactgttttactggattttttactgattttgcaaggcccacagaatattgtgttctattgctataaaaaacatggaacctaccaaaagaaagattagagtctttttttttcatcaagaaaaaatgatatttgtatctgtttctgttttgcagtagttagcattagaatatagctaagtttcatcattattcacaaacctgttgaaaacactgggaaaaaagagcttgttgcaacatggccctggttgatctctaatactctgttgccacctgcaaggcattttttttgtaataactaccattgctttaagccacctcttcaggccagaggctgcatcaaagccttctggatatctggcattatttaaaatagaactttttttatatgttgttgggagcaaatgaatttagttgtttttcacacacaaacttaacttaacaaaacaaaaattaagaaaccaaccaaaacaaaaccgCCTAACCAACTAACGAACCCTCGAAGTAACCAACTATGAAACCAACTAACTAAGGAACTGAATAATTGAATAACCAACCAACTAAAGAACCAACAAACTGGCTAACCACTAACTAAGCAACTACCTATCCAATTGGGTAATTAAGTTACTAACCAATTTCCAAATTATGCTAATAATGTTTTCCTTTGTGTCCCTGAACGCAGCACATGATGTCACTGTGCTTGAACGAGTCATTGTAATTGCGCTCCATGCAACTGATCAAGGTGTCTCCCATCGAGAAGCAGCCAACGACAGACCCTTTCGTTGAGCTGCAGGCTGTGATTGTCCTTCaccttcagtgtgtgtgtgtgtgtgtgtgtgttggctcGGGTATTATTGGCAACACATTCAAAGTCAGCTTGCAAGGATATTCTCTATTTGTTTTAGTGAGGTAATAGAAAGTCGAAAACAAGACGTGTGACACAAGGCCATCTCTTTTCAACAGCAAGGGAAAAAGTGTCAACAGCTGCTAGGAAGCTGATATAAATGCACTGATGCTGTTATATAGCTTTCAATTGCAATACGCTGAACAAGATTGAGGTCGTATATAATGCACCTAGGAAAGTAGCTTGCAATCTGACGTTTGACCACAGTCTTCTAGGTTACCGTTCCAAATCAATTGGATTCTTGATTTGGTAGAACATCAGTTGATTAGCAGTCCGGGGTCCCCCGTTGTTGTAGTTTGTGGTTCATAATGTGCCACACATTTTGATGGCAggcaggtctggactgctggcaggcagGCCAGTCGAGTACTCGCACTCTCTTCGCCGGAATAAGCAGGGACGTGCCTGAACAAGACCTTGCTTGGTTGTTGCTCCAAAGCTCGTATGTACCTTTCAACATGAATGGTGTCTTCACAGATGTGCAAGTTACCCCCGGATACCATCACAGATGTTGGCTTTAGTACTGATTACAACCTGGATTGTCTATTTCCTCTTTAGCTCGGAGGACACAACGTCTACTGTACAATTTCCAAAAACAGTCTgcaatgtggactcgtcagaccacagtacattttcccactttgttTCAATTGTTccgattttttaaatgtcttaaattatttttttcctttgattGCTGTAATTTACCTTAAAAAGATATCGATACATGTTGTTTTGTAACCATGTGAActtgtgaagcacattgagtgcTTAGCTTTGACTAACAAATGAGCAAAGCAAGGAATCAAGTAAGTGACTGACCAACTGACTCACTTAATAACTCGCTTTATAACTAACTACCAAAGCAAACAAGCAACTTACAGACCAACCGTGCACTAAAAGGCAAGCTCTCACCTCATATTCAATGGACAGACTATAGAGTGTGAATGGGCCACCTGAGAGGCAAATCTGTGGCTTACGTGCTCCACTTGACACGaggttacacacacacacacacacacacacacacacacacatgcttaaCTGCCTGCTGCTGAAAGTGTGCAGCGTCCTGAGAAAATGGCGACGCTGACATCCCAGCCAGTGTGCCTGCCAGTGGGTTGCAACCATTAAAAGACACTTTAGTCCATTTGGCAGGCTGGATTGCTGCCACTCGaatgaacacaaacacacgcacagacacacacacggttAATGCATCTTGGGAATTTATAGCTATTCCCCCGTTCCTGGAATATAAGAGGGACGTGCGGACTTGTCAGTCAGCTGAGTTTCTGGGTAGGAGGAAAGAAGATGGTTGCTATGGCAACACCTGGGCATCTATCTGCCACGCTACAGCAGTTATCCACATAAGCCGCATAATCCACATGAGCCTCGTGTTGCGTTGTGTTGTTTCCATCATCATCGTGACACACACCAAGGACGTGCCCGCTGATTAGCACTGAGGGGAAGTTATAATTGTGGTTATTATGGACGGAGGCTGTTCAATAATGGGAAATGGGACATTctttttcacttaattggtctggTCTTGAcctatttgttaaaaaataataattagttcTTCTATCTATTCCAGGAATGTGTAATGACAGACGGGTCTATCGATCTGTATTGCAAAATTCTGAGAAATTTCCAAGTTAACTAGCTCGCCAAATAACTAATGAGCTAACTCACTAACCAGCCAAAAGTAAATGAATTAGCCAATAAATATGGAAACTAACTTACCAACCCAAACCATGGAAACAAACCAAGCAACCAATGAACTAACCAACTAACAGAGGAaagaaataaaactaaatatgaGCTAAAATAGAACCTGATCAACCAACTAATAAACGAACAAGCTAACCAACCAAATCATTGATTATTTTACTAACagaccaaccaaccaaccaagaATGGTCACTAAATGAaggaaacatttatttataaaaagaagAATTGCATTTTAAAGAGCCCAAATATTACAAGACTCTTGATGATGTAATTGCTCTGTGGGTCAGATTAAAGAACGAAGAGGGCCGTATTCGAAACAGAATCAAATGATTCAGAATATGACGATTCTAAATCTGATTCTACCATGCATGGGAACTGCCGGGCCATATCAGAATCACAATCAGATGACTGAGAATCAGATGATTCTGATCAGAATTAGAATCAGAAGATTCACAATCTGATTTTGATTCTACCACGCACGGGACCTGCCATGCCGTATCAGAATCAGATGATTCGGAATTTGATGATTCTGATCCTGCCACGCACGGGACCTGCCGCTCCCTATCAGAATCGCAATCAGATGATTCAGGATCATCTGATTCAGAATCTGATTCTGATTCTACCGCACATGGGCAATATCGGAATCAGAATCAAATGATTCCGAATCTTGTGACGTGTGCTCTGCAGGTGAGCTGACCATGAGGCTGCTGTGGAAGTCCCTAGACAAGATGAGGTGTCTGAGGAAGCGCTCGGCCATCCCCTTCCTTGGCTTCCTCATCAcgttcctcctcttcctcaaccTTTACATTGAAGACGGATATGTGCTGGTTAGTAAGAccttctgtgtgtgtttgtgtgtgtgaatctgAGTCCTTAATAGCATCAAATGCTCCACCTTGTCTTCCAGGAAGAAGATAAGAGGCAGCTCAGGGAGACGTCGGCCCACCCCCCGAGCGCAGAGCGATACGTGCACACTTTCCGAGACCTCAGTAACTTCTCGGGATCCATCAACGTCACGTACCGCTATCTGGCCGGGACGCCGCTCAACCGCAAGAGTATGtccaatgttttgtttaaaagaatTTGGATCCAGGATTGAAAAGCAGGTCTCATTaactagatgttttttttcataactaCCTTACTGCCCAGTCTAGCTCTTCAGAAGTCTTCACAAAACATGACTGGCACGTGTTGCTCTTTGTCATCATTGGACCAATTGTTCTGTGTAGGACCAGATTTACCTGACTGTCCCTTTCCTATGTGTCCCTTGTCATCATCAGAGTATTTGACCATCGGGCTTTCGTCGGTGAAAAGGAAGCGAGGGAACTACCTTCTGGAGACCATCAAGTCCATCTTTGACCAGTCCAGCTACGAAGAACTGAAGGAGATCGTGGTGGTGGTCCACCTGGCCGACTTCGACTCTCTGTGGTGCGAGAACCTGCTGCAGGAAATCCTCCGCAAGTTCTCGCACCACATCATCGCCGGCCGCCTGCTGGTGATCCAGGCTCCCGAGGAGTACTACCCATCCTTGGACGGCCTGAAGAGGAACTACAACGACCCAGAGGACCGGGTTCGCTTCCGCTCCAAGCAGAACGTGGACTACGCCTTCCTGCTCAACTTCTGCACCAACCTGTCCGACTTCTACATGATGCTGGAGGACGACGTGCGCTGCTCTCGTAACTTTCTGACGGCGCTGAAGAAGGTGATAGCATCCCGGGATGGATCCTACTGGGTGATGTTGGAGTTCTCCAAGCTGGGCTACATCGGGAAGTTGTACCACGCGCGGGATCTGCCGCGCCTGGCGCACTTCCTGCTCATGTTCTACCAGGAGATGCCGTGCGATTGGCTGCTCATCCACTTCCGAGGCCTGCTGGCCCAAAAGGACGTGATTCGCTTCAAGCCGTCGCTCTTCCAGCACATGGGCTACTACTCGTCCTACAAGGGAGCCGAGAACAAGCTGAAGGATGACGACTTTGAGGAGGACGCGGTGGACATTCCCGACAACCCGCCGGCACGCCTTTACACCAACATCGACGTCTTCGAGAACTACGACGCCGCCAAGGCCTACAGCGCCGTGGACGAGTACTTCTGGGGAAAGCCCCCGTCCACCGGGGACTTCTTCGTGGTGGTCTTCAACAAGTCGGCCAAGATCAGCAAGATCAAGATCGCCACAGGATCCGACGACAGACAGAACGACATCCTCCACCGCGGAGCTCTGGAAGTCGGCGAGAAACTGGTGGGCACCAAGAAGGGAAAGCAGTGTTCCTCGTACATCACCTTGGGGGAGTTTAAGAACGGCAACATCGAAGTCCGGGACGTAGACCACAAGATCAGCTTTGAAGTGGAGTGTGTGCGTATCGTAGTGACAGCTGGTCAGAAGGAGTGGCTAATAATCAGAAGTATAAGTTTATGGACGACACCTCCGCCCAGCCAATGAGGGCGTGCGGACTCTTAGTACATCGTagtcaactatttctattataaatgtacatatttCCACTCCAACGTAAGCGTTTTGTACGTATTTATTGATTTGGATtgctactgttttttttgtttttttataacgGCAAGTTTCGGATCATCTTCCTGGTCCTCGTGTTTGTTAGCGTGACCGTAACGTAGAGTGGAAAGAGGAGCACAAAGTGATCATAGTGCGGTTTGAAGATCGGCGTTGATACACTTTAGACTGTCGCCATCAATCAGTGCGTGTTTTGAAACAGAGACGGAGGTTTGTGAAACCTGCCTTTATGAAACGCTACACAGGTTTGTCTGACAAAACCAGTCTAGCGGTCTACGTCTTTATACTGTGCCACCTCTGGTAAAACATCAAAAAACAGGTAAACATGAGATTCAAGCCAACGTCGGTTGTTCTCATACAGTAAACTGATAGCAAGCAAAACCGACGGGCATGAGCGAAAACAggaagatgaaaatgtactgaAATTAACTATTAAATgtgaggttgttgttgtttttgtaacaaATGTATTACAGCACCTGTTGTAAAAGCAAGAAAAGCGCATCCAGCGCCAAGTACTTTGGTTTGACAATCGGTGTTCCACCCACAATAGTTTGGCCATTTAGCCTCACCCACCTGTAGAGGATATCGACTCATATGAGCAAAGTCCCTTATTAAAGCTAATCAAAGTTACAAGCCCAGTTTATTGGAGATTGCCAAAATTGGTGTCagtttttatagatttttgttttttttaaaggagtcaaccccaaaaaaagtattgacaataatatgtgttATGCAGCCTCAGTAGTCTAAATAAGGTcatctggttaatattgtgttagtagaATATATATAATggagttaagcagaaaaatccagccatttttatcaatatcagaaggcggccattttgccacttgctgtcgaatgaagatgacatcacagttgctcagctgggctttgattggtcgttgcctcagccctgagcaactgtgatgtcatcttcattcgacaacaagtggcaaaatggctgccccctaggatggatcaaaatggctggattttgcttcataactcatattccacacatgtaatattaatcagaatgtcatgtttaggacgactgaggtcacatattattgtcaagatatatttaaggttgacttcccctttaatggcATTCACCCCAAAATGGTCAACTTTCTGCTTAGTTTGTACAGGTCTTTAAGTCTTTTTCATCCGTCCACATCACCTGTCCACCCAAATTTGACTCTTGCTTGGTGAAACtggtgtagttttttttttcttttttaactttccAGACCCCTTTTTCAAGGCATttgccacaaaatggctgcttcaaaccaaaatggttgACTCTCAGCTCAATTTCAAGCGCGAGTCCGTGAGACGTTTTCATGCAACTTGATAGGACAgacatgtccacccaatttcaACTTGTGTCGGGGGTTAATTAATTTTTTCTAACTTTCAAGTCCTCTTTTTCATTGAATAAAATGTCTATTTACCAATTTTCACTTGAATACagtcttaaaataattgttggGCATGTCGACCTTGAGTCCC includes these proteins:
- the mgat4c gene encoding alpha-1,3-mannosyl-glycoprotein 4-beta-N-acetylglucosaminyltransferase C: MRLLWKSLDKMRCLRKRSAIPFLGFLITFLLFLNLYIEDGYVLEEDKRQLRETSAHPPSAERYVHTFRDLSNFSGSINVTYRYLAGTPLNRKKYLTIGLSSVKRKRGNYLLETIKSIFDQSSYEELKEIVVVVHLADFDSLWCENLLQEILRKFSHHIIAGRLLVIQAPEEYYPSLDGLKRNYNDPEDRVRFRSKQNVDYAFLLNFCTNLSDFYMMLEDDVRCSRNFLTALKKVIASRDGSYWVMLEFSKLGYIGKLYHARDLPRLAHFLLMFYQEMPCDWLLIHFRGLLAQKDVIRFKPSLFQHMGYYSSYKGAENKLKDDDFEEDAVDIPDNPPARLYTNIDVFENYDAAKAYSAVDEYFWGKPPSTGDFFVVVFNKSAKISKIKIATGSDDRQNDILHRGALEVGEKLVGTKKGKQCSSYITLGEFKNGNIEVRDVDHKISFEVECVRIVVTAGQKEWLIIRSISLWTTPPPSQ